In Micromonospora sp. WMMA1363, a genomic segment contains:
- a CDS encoding YciI family protein, whose product MAQYAILIYDRELPGGVADMPQEIMDAHMAVPGKVEKIGAKIVNAQATQPTSTATTIRKGGVVTDGPFIESKEALAGFFVIEAENLDQAIAVGKCVPVMDGGIEVRPLIQE is encoded by the coding sequence GTGGCACAGTACGCGATTTTGATCTACGATCGGGAGCTGCCTGGCGGTGTCGCCGACATGCCGCAGGAGATCATGGACGCCCACATGGCGGTGCCCGGCAAGGTCGAGAAGATCGGCGCCAAGATCGTCAACGCTCAGGCGACACAGCCGACCAGCACTGCCACGACCATCCGTAAGGGTGGCGTCGTGACCGACGGGCCGTTCATCGAGAGCAAGGAAGCCCTGGCGGGGTTCTTCGTGATCGAGGCCGAGAACCTCGATCAGGCGATCGCCGTCGGCAAGTGCGTACCAGTCATGGATGGCGGGATCGAGGTTCGGCCGCTGATCCAGGAGTGA
- a CDS encoding DUF6596 domain-containing protein, translating to MLATTVRVARDLDLAEECVQEAYVAALDAWARSGVPANPGAWLTTTAKRNALDALRRADVFRSKLHLLVESEVTEMAAAPETAFVHDDRLRLVFMCCHPALSLESQVALTLRLVCGVVVADIAKAFLVSETTMAARITRAKKKIAAARVPFRMPGPADLSERLDAVLTVIHLVFTTGHTAPSGGQLTRTDLVELAIDLARMLNQLLPAEREVRGLLALLLVNHARRATRTDGNGRLLLLEEQDRSRWDRAGIAEGHRLIVSALTDGPPGRFTLQAAIAALHATAPTYAATDWEQIVTLYDELLKVWPSPVVALNRAVAAAMVHGPAIALALVEQLARDGRLNGYRYLPAIRADLLRRLDRLAEAAALYRQALALAENDAEREFLAGRIADCSMR from the coding sequence GTGCTCGCCACGACGGTGCGCGTCGCCCGCGACCTCGACCTCGCCGAGGAGTGTGTGCAGGAGGCATACGTCGCCGCACTCGACGCCTGGGCGCGTTCCGGCGTTCCCGCGAACCCCGGGGCCTGGCTCACCACGACCGCCAAGCGCAACGCGCTCGACGCGCTGCGCCGGGCGGACGTGTTCCGATCCAAGCTGCACCTCCTCGTCGAAAGCGAGGTCACTGAGATGGCGGCGGCCCCGGAGACGGCGTTTGTCCACGACGACCGCCTCCGGCTCGTGTTCATGTGCTGCCATCCGGCGCTGTCACTCGAATCCCAGGTGGCGCTCACGCTGCGGCTGGTTTGCGGAGTGGTGGTCGCCGACATCGCCAAAGCGTTCCTGGTCTCCGAGACGACCATGGCAGCCCGCATCACCCGGGCGAAGAAGAAGATCGCCGCCGCGCGCGTCCCGTTCAGGATGCCGGGCCCGGCCGACCTGTCCGAGCGCCTCGACGCCGTACTGACGGTGATCCACCTGGTCTTCACGACCGGGCACACCGCGCCCTCCGGGGGCCAGTTGACCCGCACCGACCTGGTCGAACTCGCCATCGACCTGGCACGGATGCTCAACCAGCTCCTGCCGGCCGAGCGGGAGGTCCGCGGTCTGCTCGCGCTGCTACTGGTCAACCACGCCCGACGGGCCACCCGGACCGACGGTAACGGGCGCCTCTTGCTCCTGGAGGAGCAGGACCGTTCGCGGTGGGACCGCGCCGGCATCGCCGAAGGGCACCGGCTCATCGTCTCGGCCCTCACCGACGGACCGCCCGGCCGGTTCACCCTGCAGGCTGCCATCGCCGCGCTGCACGCCACCGCACCGACCTACGCGGCCACCGACTGGGAGCAGATCGTCACCCTCTACGACGAACTACTCAAGGTATGGCCTTCACCGGTCGTCGCGCTCAACCGGGCGGTCGCCGCCGCCATGGTCCACGGTCCGGCGATCGCTTTGGCACTGGTCGAACAGCTCGCTCGCGACGGGCGGCTGAACGGGTACCGTTACCTACCCGCGATCAGGGCCGACCTCCTGCGGCGGCTCGACCGTTTGGCCGAGGCGGCCGCGCTCTACCGGCAGGCGCTCGCGCTCGCCGAGAACGACGCGGAACGGGAATTCCTCGCCGGGCGTATCGCCGACTGCTCCATGCGCTGA
- a CDS encoding FAD-binding protein: protein MTSSPARHQGRALPLPGSADFTDATHVFNLNARPEPEAAVTVRSVPEARETLALARERGMPVRVHSTGHGAGSVRPVRGGLLIRTDLSGGVRVDPARRTARVPAGTRWQEVVEAAAPHGLTAAHGSAGTVGVVGYVLGGGLSPYGRLVGLAANTVRAVELLTADGRLHCADEDRDPELFWALRGGGGGFGVVTAVEIELLPVAAVITGAAYWPEHAAERIIATWTRWATDAPREVTTTIRVMRLPPVPEVPPQLAGRTTVAVDGAVHTAHPTGLAAARRHAEDLLNPLRAIATPVLDTWSEGNATDVLRAHGDPAAPLPFLGDHMLLGDLDGDAIDRLLDAVRSRPTSPLVVAGLRQLGGAYGTPERAGGVLDRLDAAYSYAGSGPVLAPEHADAIRTHCDEIRRALRPWDTGRTVPCFVEDPDRPRRHISDEQMLSVARVRQRVDPEGLFREDVPTSVDSPPGGSSFL, encoded by the coding sequence ATGACCTCGAGTCCCGCACGACATCAGGGCCGCGCGCTCCCGCTTCCCGGATCCGCCGACTTCACCGACGCAACGCACGTGTTCAACCTCAACGCGCGGCCCGAGCCCGAGGCCGCCGTGACGGTGCGCTCCGTCCCGGAGGCCCGGGAGACACTCGCACTCGCGCGTGAGCGCGGCATGCCTGTGCGAGTGCACAGCACCGGACACGGAGCGGGTTCGGTGCGGCCGGTTCGTGGCGGGCTGCTGATCCGTACCGACCTGTCCGGCGGGGTGCGGGTTGACCCAGCACGGCGGACCGCCCGGGTGCCCGCCGGTACCCGCTGGCAGGAGGTGGTGGAGGCGGCGGCGCCGCACGGACTCACCGCCGCACACGGTTCGGCGGGCACGGTCGGCGTGGTGGGGTACGTCCTGGGCGGCGGGCTCAGCCCTTACGGGCGCCTCGTCGGGCTCGCTGCCAACACGGTGCGCGCGGTGGAACTTCTCACCGCCGACGGACGGCTGCACTGCGCCGACGAGGACCGCGATCCCGAGTTGTTCTGGGCGCTGCGCGGCGGCGGAGGTGGGTTCGGCGTGGTGACCGCGGTTGAGATCGAACTTCTGCCTGTCGCGGCCGTTATCACCGGCGCCGCCTACTGGCCCGAACATGCCGCCGAACGGATCATCGCGACGTGGACGCGCTGGGCGACGGACGCGCCGCGCGAGGTGACGACCACGATCCGCGTCATGCGGCTCCCCCCGGTGCCCGAGGTGCCACCGCAGCTCGCCGGGCGTACGACTGTCGCTGTGGACGGTGCCGTGCACACCGCCCACCCCACGGGCCTCGCCGCCGCACGCAGGCACGCCGAGGACCTGCTCAACCCGCTGCGGGCGATCGCGACCCCCGTGCTCGACACGTGGTCGGAGGGGAACGCGACGGACGTGCTCCGGGCGCACGGAGACCCGGCCGCCCCGTTGCCGTTCCTCGGTGACCACATGCTTCTCGGCGACCTCGACGGTGACGCGATCGATCGCCTGCTCGACGCGGTCCGAAGCCGCCCGACATCTCCTCTGGTGGTCGCCGGACTGCGGCAGCTGGGCGGCGCCTACGGCACACCAGAACGGGCGGGTGGCGTGCTCGACCGGCTCGATGCCGCGTACTCGTACGCCGGCTCCGGACCGGTACTGGCACCCGAGCACGCCGACGCGATCCGGACGCACTGCGATGAGATCCGCAGAGCGCTGCGACCGTGGGACACCGGGCGGACGGTGCCGTGCTTCGTAGAGGACCCCGACCGGCCGCGGCGGCACATCAGCGACGAGCAGATGCTGTCGGTCGCCCGGGTCCGGCAGCGGGTCGACCCGGAAGGGCTCTTCCGGGAGGACGTACCGACCAGTGTCGATTCACCGCCCGGTGGATCGTCGTTCTTGTAG
- a CDS encoding aminotransferase class III-fold pyridoxal phosphate-dependent enzyme has translation MSTTTEQAFKWPTETRAFCAELPFTPQTLLFERGEGVRLFDAQDRVYLDALSGVFVTCFGYGCRPIIAALTEQINRITFNPPLHGTNRAALHLAQGLVDLAPAELTSVKLLSGGSEAVESAVRLSRLFHATRGKPTKQKILSNYQSYHGATYGALALTGHPAVGIFGNGMPAVVHTWPPEAVAAQRGLTPKDAAEQAAALVERTIEAEGPDSIAAMIVEPVSGVRSMEVPDPVYFHRLRDICDRHDILLVFDEIVTGFGRIGQNFAAQHFGVTPDLLCAGKGLSGGYAPLAALLISERVAEPFRTTGGPMAFGTTHTYSGNPLAASAGLAAVTHFTTGGFLPRIQQLSVTLQAKLRLTVAARGTVSGLGLLQGITFPDPNGANPGDLIEQACLRRGLIVRGMGPSLMLAPAFVIDDIEIDEICGILGDAIDEVLGNAS, from the coding sequence ATGTCAACCACAACGGAGCAGGCGTTCAAGTGGCCGACCGAGACTCGCGCCTTCTGCGCGGAGCTTCCGTTCACCCCGCAGACCCTCCTGTTCGAGCGCGGCGAAGGCGTCCGACTGTTCGATGCGCAGGACCGGGTGTACCTTGACGCGCTGTCCGGCGTCTTTGTCACCTGCTTCGGCTACGGCTGCCGACCGATCATCGCCGCGCTGACCGAGCAGATCAACCGGATCACCTTCAACCCGCCGTTGCACGGCACCAACCGTGCCGCACTGCACCTCGCGCAGGGCCTGGTGGACCTCGCGCCAGCGGAACTCACCTCGGTGAAGCTGCTCAGCGGTGGGTCGGAAGCGGTCGAGTCGGCCGTACGGCTGTCCCGGCTGTTCCACGCCACCCGAGGCAAGCCAACCAAGCAGAAGATTCTGAGCAACTACCAGAGCTACCACGGCGCCACCTACGGCGCGCTCGCGCTGACCGGCCACCCTGCCGTCGGCATCTTCGGCAACGGTATGCCGGCCGTCGTGCACACCTGGCCGCCCGAGGCGGTCGCTGCCCAGCGCGGGCTCACCCCGAAGGACGCAGCCGAGCAGGCGGCCGCGCTGGTCGAGCGCACGATCGAGGCCGAGGGGCCAGACTCGATCGCCGCGATGATCGTGGAACCGGTCAGCGGTGTGCGCTCGATGGAGGTACCCGACCCGGTCTATTTCCACCGCCTCCGCGACATCTGCGACCGCCACGACATCCTGCTCGTCTTCGATGAGATCGTCACGGGATTCGGCCGGATCGGTCAGAACTTCGCCGCCCAACACTTCGGTGTCACGCCTGACCTACTGTGCGCTGGCAAGGGCCTCTCCGGCGGGTACGCGCCGCTCGCGGCGCTACTCATCAGCGAGCGCGTCGCCGAACCGTTCCGCACCACGGGCGGCCCGATGGCATTCGGCACGACGCACACCTACTCCGGCAACCCACTCGCGGCGAGCGCGGGGCTTGCCGCAGTCACCCACTTCACCACCGGCGGCTTCCTACCGCGCATCCAGCAGCTGTCGGTCACGCTGCAGGCGAAGCTGAGGCTGACGGTCGCGGCCCGTGGCACCGTGAGCGGCCTGGGCCTGCTGCAGGGCATCACCTTCCCGGACCCGAACGGCGCCAACCCCGGCGACCTCATCGAGCAGGCGTGTCTGCGTCGGGGCCTGATCGTACGCGGCATGGGCCCCAGCCTCATGCTCGCACCGGCGTTCGTCATCGACGACATCGAGATCGACGAGATCTGCGGCATTCTCGGCGATGCCATCGACGAGGTCCTCGGCAACGCGTCCTGA
- a CDS encoding MFS transporter: MTIDAAARARPRDWIGLGVLCLATLMVAFDTFVLLLAFPHLSAQLGADGVQQLWIADIYGFTLGGFLITMGSLGDRIGRRRLLLAGAACFGLAELASAWATSPGMLIAARALLGIAGAALAPSILGLIRSMFREPRQLGVAIGAWASCFTLGAIVGLLGGGVLLERYWWGSAFLLGVPLLVLLLVVGPMVLPEHRDPEAHQPDWPSSLLSLAAILTVVYGVKELARYGWRVVPLLAIGVGVASAVVFVRRQRQLPRPMLDLRLFRNRRFTVPLIALLLQSSLTGAVLLFITQHFQIVNGLSPWQAGLALAPGMLLSALFTPVAAVLAQRVRPAILIAAGETIVVVGLVLVMLTRFVPGPELLIVGFAVWAIGGTPLLAVGMAMIIGSAPAEGAGSASAMPQISNEMGNAVGVATVGSLGVAFYHAQVSGALPDSVPADVAQVAAQSIAGAVGAASQLPPELAAAVLGPAGQAFTASLALIAGVAAVGVVGIIGLFVSRLRAVRPVGQEAPATADEPARVSERAG; encoded by the coding sequence ATGACGATCGACGCTGCGGCGCGGGCGCGGCCGCGGGACTGGATCGGCCTCGGAGTGCTGTGCCTGGCGACCCTCATGGTCGCCTTTGACACCTTCGTGTTGCTACTGGCGTTCCCTCATCTCAGTGCTCAGTTGGGGGCGGACGGGGTACAGCAGTTGTGGATCGCCGACATCTACGGCTTCACGCTTGGCGGTTTTCTGATCACCATGGGGAGCCTGGGCGACCGGATCGGGCGGCGACGGCTGCTGCTCGCGGGCGCCGCGTGTTTCGGCCTCGCGGAGCTCGCGTCGGCGTGGGCAACCAGCCCTGGCATGCTCATCGCGGCGAGGGCGCTGCTCGGCATCGCGGGGGCCGCCCTGGCGCCGTCGATTCTGGGGCTGATCCGCAGCATGTTCCGTGAGCCACGGCAACTCGGTGTCGCGATCGGGGCGTGGGCGTCCTGCTTCACCCTCGGGGCCATCGTCGGGTTGCTCGGCGGTGGCGTGCTGCTGGAGCGCTACTGGTGGGGTTCGGCCTTCCTGTTGGGCGTTCCGCTGCTGGTCCTCTTGCTCGTCGTCGGGCCGATGGTCCTGCCCGAGCATCGCGACCCCGAGGCGCACCAGCCCGACTGGCCGAGCTCTTTGCTCTCGCTCGCGGCCATCCTGACGGTGGTGTACGGGGTCAAGGAACTGGCGCGCTACGGCTGGCGCGTCGTACCGCTGCTGGCCATCGGCGTCGGAGTGGCGTCCGCCGTGGTGTTCGTCCGTCGCCAGCGACAACTACCCCGGCCCATGCTCGACCTGCGGCTGTTCCGGAACCGCAGGTTCACCGTGCCGCTCATCGCGTTGTTGCTGCAAAGTTCGCTCACCGGCGCGGTGCTGCTATTCATCACCCAGCACTTCCAGATCGTCAACGGTCTCTCGCCGTGGCAGGCCGGTCTCGCGCTTGCGCCTGGGATGTTGCTCAGCGCGCTGTTCACTCCGGTCGCCGCGGTGCTGGCACAGCGGGTCCGGCCGGCGATCCTCATCGCGGCCGGCGAGACGATCGTGGTCGTCGGGCTGGTGCTCGTGATGCTCACTCGCTTCGTGCCGGGCCCGGAGCTACTCATCGTCGGGTTCGCGGTGTGGGCCATTGGTGGCACGCCGCTGCTGGCGGTCGGCATGGCAATGATCATCGGTTCGGCGCCGGCAGAAGGTGCCGGCTCGGCGTCGGCGATGCCACAGATCAGCAACGAGATGGGCAACGCGGTCGGGGTCGCCACGGTCGGCAGCCTCGGGGTCGCCTTCTACCACGCGCAGGTCTCGGGCGCCCTCCCCGATTCTGTGCCGGCTGACGTGGCGCAGGTCGCCGCGCAGAGCATCGCCGGTGCGGTCGGCGCAGCCAGCCAGTTGCCTCCTGAACTAGCCGCGGCGGTGCTCGGGCCGGCTGGCCAGGCATTCACCGCCTCGCTCGCGCTCATCGCCGGGGTCGCCGCGGTCGGGGTGGTGGGGATCATCGGCCTGTTCGTTTCGCGGTTGCGCGCGGTACGCCCGGTCGGCCAGGAGGCGCCAGCCACAGCAGACGAGCCGGCGCGGGTGTCCGAGCGGGCGGGTTGA
- a CDS encoding acyl-CoA dehydrogenase family protein — MTKIGLPTREQLIGKAADAAAVLHKHAAWAEEHRRLHDEVIEAMADAGVFKLRRPKRYGGYETDTRTLVDVAAQLSRGDGSAAWVATVYWIPGWMACLFPDDVQDEVFSQPDTRVCGTLSPSAMAAPAPGGVVVNGKWQFISGAHHSHWQEIIAILAPESGEPYPIVALVPMSDLLIVDDWKTSGLRGTGSVTTVARNVFIPQERVLPLGTVLAGEPVSADSRIYQVPLLPVASASSVGAVIGMGHAARAEFLKRLPGRKVTYTSYDSQAAAPLTHLQVAEAANKLDEAEFHAHRLSAHVDDKAAEGSAWKVDERVRARADLGAAVRLTREAVDVLATASGGSSIYEDVPIQRIARDVQAVSLHALMHPNTNAELYGRMLCGLEPNTQYI, encoded by the coding sequence GTGACGAAGATCGGCTTACCGACACGCGAACAACTCATCGGCAAGGCCGCCGATGCCGCCGCCGTTCTGCACAAGCACGCGGCGTGGGCGGAGGAACACCGCCGGCTGCACGACGAGGTGATCGAGGCGATGGCAGATGCCGGCGTGTTCAAGCTTCGCCGCCCGAAGCGATACGGCGGCTACGAGACCGACACCCGCACCCTCGTGGACGTCGCCGCGCAGCTGAGCCGCGGCGACGGTTCGGCGGCGTGGGTCGCGACGGTCTACTGGATTCCGGGGTGGATGGCCTGCCTGTTCCCCGACGATGTCCAGGACGAGGTGTTCAGCCAGCCAGACACGCGGGTGTGTGGCACGCTGAGCCCAAGTGCGATGGCCGCGCCCGCCCCGGGTGGCGTGGTGGTCAACGGCAAGTGGCAGTTCATCAGCGGCGCGCACCACAGCCATTGGCAGGAAATCATCGCGATCCTCGCACCCGAGAGCGGCGAGCCCTATCCGATTGTGGCGCTGGTACCGATGTCGGATCTGCTCATCGTCGATGACTGGAAGACCTCCGGCCTGCGCGGAACGGGCAGTGTAACGACCGTGGCACGAAACGTGTTCATCCCGCAGGAGCGGGTACTGCCGCTCGGGACCGTCTTGGCGGGAGAGCCGGTGTCAGCGGATTCGCGGATCTACCAGGTGCCGCTGCTACCGGTGGCCAGCGCCTCGTCCGTCGGCGCCGTCATCGGCATGGGACACGCGGCCCGAGCGGAGTTCCTCAAGCGACTTCCGGGCCGGAAGGTGACGTACACCAGCTACGACAGCCAGGCTGCGGCACCGCTGACCCACCTGCAGGTTGCCGAGGCGGCAAACAAGCTGGACGAGGCAGAATTCCACGCACACCGCCTCTCGGCACACGTGGACGACAAGGCCGCCGAGGGATCCGCTTGGAAGGTCGACGAGCGCGTGCGCGCCCGCGCTGACCTGGGCGCCGCGGTGCGTCTGACCCGGGAAGCCGTCGACGTGCTGGCGACCGCCAGCGGCGGATCGTCCATCTACGAAGACGTACCGATCCAACGCATCGCCCGCGACGTGCAGGCCGTGTCGCTGCACGCCCTCATGCATCCCAACACCAACGCCGAGCTCTACGGCCGCATGCTCTGCGGTCTGGAACCCAACACCCAGTACATCTAG
- a CDS encoding SgcJ/EcaC family oxidoreductase, which yields MTTTGPLATPSSSDQVGIASLTQKVMAAWAYHDADGFADLFVEDGTMILAGVYRNGREEIREYLTEAYQGRYKGTQVTGKPLSVRSLGPDSAVLLSYGGVLEPGESEVSSRGAVRASWVVVKRDGEWRLAAYQNTPANTE from the coding sequence ATGACGACGACTGGACCGCTGGCCACCCCGTCGAGCTCCGACCAGGTGGGCATCGCCTCGCTGACGCAGAAAGTCATGGCCGCATGGGCCTATCACGACGCCGACGGATTCGCCGATCTGTTCGTCGAGGACGGCACGATGATCCTCGCAGGGGTCTACCGCAACGGCCGGGAGGAAATCCGCGAATATCTCACCGAGGCATACCAAGGCCGCTACAAAGGCACGCAGGTGACCGGCAAACCGCTGAGCGTTCGCTCACTCGGGCCCGACTCGGCGGTCCTGCTGTCGTATGGCGGCGTGCTCGAGCCCGGGGAAAGTGAGGTGTCGAGCAGGGGCGCTGTCCGTGCCTCCTGGGTGGTGGTCAAGCGTGACGGCGAGTGGCGGCTCGCGGCGTACCAGAACACCCCAGCGAACACCGAGTGA
- a CDS encoding LLM class flavin-dependent oxidoreductase, translating to MRIGLELGAFAWDGGPSSMGATLAQIARTADEAGFDLIAMGDHLWQGPHAGGPEAPQLECFTTLGVLAAHTTRCRVAPVVAGVHFRHPALLAKSATTLDVLTGGRFMLGLGVGWDETEAVSSGLGFPPVGDRFTMLEETLQILLRYWTGERGAEKPYTGRHYSIDRTLNDPQSITRPHPPIMLGGGGRRTLRLVAEYADACNLYPGPTWSKSWNCYAGCATRPAGTTPPWRRPACSRWTWRRPPGSVR from the coding sequence ATGAGAATCGGTCTGGAGCTCGGAGCATTCGCCTGGGATGGCGGACCCTCGAGCATGGGCGCCACCCTCGCCCAGATCGCCCGCACCGCTGACGAGGCGGGGTTCGATCTCATCGCCATGGGCGACCATCTATGGCAGGGACCGCACGCCGGGGGTCCTGAGGCCCCACAGTTGGAGTGCTTCACCACCCTCGGCGTGCTCGCGGCGCACACCACGCGCTGCCGCGTGGCCCCGGTCGTGGCGGGGGTACATTTCAGGCATCCCGCCCTGCTGGCGAAGAGCGCCACCACACTCGACGTACTGACCGGCGGCCGGTTCATGCTGGGTCTGGGGGTTGGCTGGGACGAGACCGAGGCGGTCAGCTCCGGCCTCGGATTCCCGCCGGTCGGTGACCGGTTCACGATGCTGGAAGAAACACTGCAGATCCTGCTGCGGTACTGGACCGGCGAGCGAGGCGCCGAGAAGCCTTACACGGGCCGGCACTACAGCATCGACCGGACGTTGAACGATCCACAAAGCATTACCCGACCGCATCCGCCGATCATGCTGGGCGGTGGCGGCCGGCGGACGCTGCGCCTGGTTGCCGAGTACGCCGACGCCTGCAACCTCTACCCGGGCCCGACTTGGTCGAAAAGCTGGAACTGCTACGCCGGTTGTGCGACGAGGCCGGCCGGGACTACGCCGCCGTGGAGAAGACCTGCGTGCTCCCGGTGGACGTGGCGGAGACCGCCGGGGTCGGTCCGCTGA
- a CDS encoding helix-turn-helix transcriptional regulator: protein MEDPVRHVVGVMWARYFEPITLEDLAAEVYISPFHFLRVFTRATGTTPGRYLSALRMFQAKRMLLTTNLTVSAIVCSVGYSSVGTFTTRFTRSVGMTPNRYREPEIGGLLVAAGRGFSVIPSPRAMVAAPAPRPVAGPRGHASVVVRLPQALGRANVFVGLFEEAIPQAPPVAFGYVRHTESTVLSIPDVPVGRWTAFAVAEPADSARRGSW, encoded by the coding sequence ATGGAGGACCCGGTACGCCACGTTGTCGGAGTCATGTGGGCGCGATACTTCGAACCCATTACCTTGGAGGATCTGGCTGCGGAGGTCTACATTAGCCCATTTCACTTCCTGCGAGTCTTCACACGGGCGACTGGTACCACTCCGGGCCGTTACCTGTCGGCGCTGCGCATGTTCCAGGCCAAGCGCATGTTGTTGACGACAAACCTTACCGTCTCCGCGATCGTGTGCAGCGTCGGATACAGCAGCGTCGGCACGTTTACCACCCGGTTCACCCGCTCGGTGGGCATGACGCCGAACCGATACCGCGAGCCGGAAATCGGCGGGCTGCTGGTCGCAGCCGGCCGAGGGTTCAGTGTGATTCCCAGCCCACGCGCGATGGTGGCCGCACCGGCACCGCGACCCGTTGCCGGGCCCAGGGGCCACGCGAGTGTCGTCGTCCGGCTACCACAGGCACTCGGCCGGGCCAATGTCTTTGTTGGCCTCTTCGAAGAGGCGATTCCGCAAGCGCCGCCGGTTGCCTTCGGTTACGTACGCCACACCGAGTCCACGGTACTGTCGATACCAGACGTGCCGGTTGGACGCTGGACGGCGTTCGCGGTGGCTGAGCCAGCCGACAGCGCCCGGCGGGGATCCTGGTGA